ATTCCTCAAACAAGCAGTTTACACCACATCCAGAGTTATTAGATGGAGCAGGTAACTTAATTAAAGAGCCTTTATTAGTGATGCGGTCAATCAACGTTGAAGATGCCCGCCAACAATTAGATGCTTTATATGAAGCTTCTCCAGGTCGTAAGGTCGAGAATCAAGAAGAAGGATAAGTCGGAGTACTGATTCCTGAGTGAAGAATAGCTCAAAATAACAGGGTAAAGAAAGGAGAGATTTTTAGAATCTTCTTTCTTTTTTTATTTTGGTTGAGATTGAGGGACAAGGAGGACAAAGAAGAAATATTCAATGCCCCATTCCCTATGCCCCAAGCCCAATTAATAATTACGCCTCAATTACAACGCGGAGATTGCCACGTTTTTTCGCAACACGACAAGCAGTAGTGTTACCAGAACGCTCAAATTCTAAATCGAGGACGGTAGTACCAACTTGCAAATTGTGGAAGGATAAGCGATTAATCGACTCTGGCAAAGCGGGGTCGATGATTCGCAAGCAGTTATTTTGCGCATCCGGTACGAGATTCACCATCATTTGCAGAAGTTGGAAGACACTACCAGTAGCCCAAGCTTGAGGCGTACAAGCCACGGGATACTGTACGGGGGCGTTATCACCATTGCGTTCGTAGCCGCAGAACAGTTCTGGAGGACGTTGATATGGTTGCTGGCTAGTCATATCAAACAAACCTTGGAACAGTTCTAGGGCTTGATCTATTAAACCAAGCGATCGCAATCCCATCGCAATGATGGCGTTATCATGAGGCCAAACTGAACCGATGTGATAGCCCATTGGATTGTAGGCAGGGGATACACTACTGAGAGTGCGTATACCCCAACCATTAAACATATCTGGGGCGCGCAATCTTTCGGCGACACTGTAGGCTTTTTCGGGTGTAAAGATGCCCAAATGCAAACAATGGCCGGGATTTGAAGTAATACTATCTACCTGCTTACCATCGCCATCCAAAGCCAAAGCACAGAAATCTTGGTCTTCCATCCAAAAATCTCTGTTGAAACGCAGCTTGAGATTTCTCGCTTCTTCTAGCCAACGGTCTGCTAAGTCTAGTCGCTTTTTCATCCGCGCAATTTCTGCTAGACGCATTTTTGCCGCATAAACGTAAGCTTGCACTTCACAAAGAGCGATCGGGCCGCTAGCTAGCTCTCCTTTATGGTCTACAATACAGTCGCCAGAATCTTTCCAACCTTGGTTAGCCAAACCGCGTTTCGATTTACGATAGTAGCTTAAGTAGCTAGTTTGTTTAGTATTGCGGTCAATCCACTCCATAGCCGCTAGAGCATTCGGCCATAGTTGCTCTAAAGTTTCGCGATCGTTTGTCCAAGCATAGTACTCAGCATAGAGCATCAGCCATAAAGGTGTGGCATCGACTGTACCGTAGTAAGGTGTATGGGGAATTTCTTGACACCGCGCCATTTCCCCTAACCGTAACTCGTGTAAAATCTTACCTGGTTCTTCTTCGCGCCATTCATCCTCAACTTTGCCTTGGTATTTCGCCAGTAGCATCAGCGTTTCTTTGGCAATTGTGGGATTTAACATCAAAGTTTGGGACGCTGTAATAATCGAATCTCGCCCAAACAGTGCCGAAAACCAAGGTACGCCAGCCGAAACAGTCTTATACTTGCCAAAGGACTGGCGTAACAAGTACATATCTTGTTCGGCTCGTTCAATCACTCGATTGAAAATGCTTTTATCTGAGCTAATACGGGTAATTTGTTGTACCCAGTGTTGTTCTTCCATTAACTCAGCCGCTTTCGCTTGTGGTAAGGTAATCGCTGCATTCACAGTAGAACTAGGCTGGTTATTCCTCAATAAATTGACCCGATAACCCAATTTTTGGGTTTCGTGGGGAGCCAACTCTAACTGCCAAACGGCAGTGTAACCTTTAAAGTAATCTGGTTGTCGATGCTGAAATTGGATACGCGATTCCATAACTAAGCCATCTAAACCTTGATAAGCCAGTGTTAAGAATTCATCGCGCACCAATAAGGGCTGAGTTTGTGTAGCTAAAAAGCCATCACCTTCGTGGGATGTGACCTCTTCAGGTAGCGGTTCTACTAGGCGTAGCAGTCTACCCCGTTTGTCTCTGCCATAGCCCCGGACTTCAAATAAATCAACAAAGTCTGCATCAAAACTGATACTAAGTTCAAAACTAACACTAGTTGTGCTATAATTAGCTACCTCTAATTCTTCAAATAGTGCCCCATTGAGTACCATTTCCCGGCGAATCCCTACAGTATCAGCCCGCAGGCGTTCATCAATCCTGGGGTTAGTGCATAGCACTGAGAGGGAAAATCCTTTTTCTGCGGTACTACTGAGTAGCACAGGCGATCGCCCTTCAATCTGCAACTCTAGACGGCTGAGAAATCGGGTATCGCAGCAAAACAGTCCCATACTAGGGTTGCCATCGTTGAGGGAACAGCCTGAAATGTTCCCCATCGTATCTGTTACTAAGAATAAATCATCATCTTTAACCGTGAGTGTTGGTTGTGGTCTTTCACTTACAACACAAGGCCACTCTGGAATCGGTAGTTGTTCTGCGGGAATATAAGTTTTTCCATCCAACAAGATTTTTTCCGGTGTCATCAGTATATCCGGTGTCATTAGGCAACATTCCGTGTACAGATCTAGATTTTCGCAATCGCATCGGTGTCAACAGGAAAAGTCCCAGCGGAGGCTGACTCCAATCTAAAACTTGGGAAACAGACGCTCTAGCAAATTTAAGTTAAGCCATTCAAGCCAGAACAATACTTACATATTCTGGGCAAAAGGACAGCTATCAAATCTACAACAATCAAATATTCAGAAATTTAAAACTCACGCAGGAAAAATTCCCTAACCCCGATCGAACAAGAGATTTGAGGTTGTTCTTAGAAAAATTAAGATAATCTAGGCTTTGGGTTTTCAGTGCGTCAGTTGCTAAACTTATATTTTTTAAAGTTTTATGAAGCTAACGTCAAGTCTAAAAAAATGCCGTATTAAACTATTTTAGGCAGAATTTAAGCGTAAACCTATATTTAGTTCTATTTTTATAGAAAAATACAACGTTTTAGGGGTTTAGCATTGCTAAACCCTAGATCGTTTACGGGTTAAAAGTGTAATTTATTACTTTAACACCATATTATAAGCTCGTTCGTATTCATCAGTCATAGACTTGACGCTAAAGCGGCTGACAACATACTCCCGACAAGTCTGACGATCTAATTTCATCGCCTCTGGAATCACCTCAATCATTTTTTCCAGAGAATGACAAACAAAACCGGTCTTCCCATGAGCAATAACTTCTGGTACTGCACCTAACCCCATACCAATTACAGGTGTACCTGTGGCCATTGACTCAATCATCACCAAGCCAAAAGGTTCCCGCCAAGTAATGGGGAACAAAGTCACAGTCGCTCCCCCCAACAGTTTTACTTTGTCTTCGTGGGAAACTTCACCCAAATACTGAACCTGTTCGCCATCAATTAGGGGTTCAACTTCTTGCTGATAATACTCGCGATCGACAACATCAATTTTGCCAGCCATTTTCAATGGTAGACCAGCAGCACGAGCAACTTTAATTGCTTCTACTGGTCCTTTTTCGGGCGAGAAACGTCCCACAAATGCGATGTATGCGGGTTGCGTTGGTTCAGGCTGGAATTTATAAGCGCTTGTATCAATACCGTTGTAGACAGTATGAATGTAGTTTAAGCCTAAGCGGGGTTCTCGTTGTGCTTCGCTAATGCTAATAAAAGGTTGCCAAGAAAAATGTCGAAAAATCTTCTCATTATCGCGGGTAAAAACACCATGCATTGTGTGTACTGAGGGTGTTTTTACGAAACTGGCATAGCCAAGGGCGCTAGCACCGACGTGCGAATGAATAATATCAAAATGATGCGCTTTTTGATACACATCAGCAAGCATCATTTGCTCGTAAACCAGTGGCTCTTTGACTGTCGGATCGAGCCTAATTGCTTTGTCATGTACTGAGTGAAGCTTGGCTTTGGTAATCGAGTCACCAGATGCGAATAAAGTTACTTCATGACCACGCCGAACTAATTCATCCGTCAGTAGCTGGACAACTAATTCTATACCACCGTACCGAAAGGGAGGAACGCGCTCCCATAAAGGGGAAATTTGGGCAATTCTCATATTTCACCTGAGCAGTTAATTATCGGCATATAAGCCCAGGAAATCTGAGGATATAAAACTCATATTTTCAAAAATTCTGGGCATATATGCCAAGATTTATGTTTACTCAGATCGACTTTATTAGTAGATGCAAAGTAAACTGAAACTGATTGATATTAAAGGTATTGGGTAATTTTTATTCTAGTTATATTGGGAAAATTTTAAACATTATAATTCCCCACTAAGGCTTACGAGCCGACAAGTCAGCCAATTTTACTCAATAGTTATTGCAGGCTTAACTACTTTTAGTAAAAGGCTTTATTTTGCAAGGTGTCACATAGCTTTAATAAAACTTTAAACTAATTGACAAAGTTATATTACATGAAATTGTTAAATATAGCAATATACTCAATAACCACGTGACTTTTTATAGGATGAAACTTATACATAGCAAGCATTTTTGGCATGATATTACATGAGTATATTGAGGCAATCCTATACCTAATTAAGTTCTCTCAATCGGCTGAGAAAGTGAAAACGATCGTTGTTGTAAATCCTTATACACAAATATAAACATCTTAAAAAATACAAGGATACTAGAGGCTGTGATAGATATAACCGATCTACAAGCTTTGGTTAACTAATGCTTACTTAGCTATTTATGAAGGTTTAATAACTAATGCTTCATCGTATTAATGAGCCAGGGAGAATAAGTTATGATTCAGGACTTGAGTTCTAATTTTTAAGTACTAAATTCCTGAATAAGATATCCTGAGAAAAGCAATTTCTGGCTTGCTTAATCTTCTAGGTTTAATGATGGAGTGGTACTAACTTCATCAACATTGCTTGCCCAACACTACTGAGATATTGAGCGCTTCATTTTGTACATAGGAGTAATTTCTGCCATAAAACTTGGGTTCTGAGTGATGGTGGATCTGCTTCAGAATGTATATTGAGCGTAGTAGCCTATTATTTGAAACATTACAATGCCAGCCAATGGATAAAGAAGACTTGAGTCAAGAACAAAGCCGTCATGGTGAATGGCTTAATCAAGGTGCAAACAACGAATGTATTGCCGTTTTTGGGCTATTTGCTCGTCAAGGCTAATCGATCGAGCTATACAAGCTTCTCTTATGCGAGAGCAGACTGCTGCACTACTGCTAACATTCTGTTTCACGATTCTTTACATATTGCAACTGTCTACTTGATTTTAGAGTCCGTTGTAATTTGTACAATGCAGCTGTGACTCAGATCTTATCCAGATTGGGCTTCCTTAGAGACATTCATGAGCATTTCGACTTCCGTGCTGAGTGATCTGCTACAGTTCCTCCCCTACCTACGACCCCAGCTATATTTCAAGGCTTCACTAACGGCGCTCTCCCATGCGATGGAAGACCAGGTTTTGGCGGCGACTTTAGTCCAGCCTTTGGTAATAGCTAGCTTCCAGAGAGAAAGGTTTTATCGCCAAGAAGCGCATCGCTACCAGCGGTTATCGGAGCGAAGTAACCAAATATACGTACTATCGGCACCAGAAACAGATTTTGCTAATAGCTCGGAATATTACGAAAAAATAGCTTTTGAGCCAGATGATGCCTTGAGCCAAGAATGGCATTTGGTGGTAGTTGCTGATAACTATGCTACTTGTTTAGTTTGTCGCGAAAGCTTAGGCTCGATTGCCAAAAATAAGCAAAATCCGGAACTCATTCCTAGTCTGGATATGGATACAGCACGCAGGTTTGAGGGAATTTGGACATCAGAACGGGGAGTCAGTCTCAAAGCAGCACAATTATTACTAGATAGGATTGTCATTTACAGACCAGATCTGGCAGAGAAAGTTGAGGATGCACGCCAAAGATTTGGGATTGGGAAACCGAGAATTTCCTCAAGCGCAGAACACAGCAGTGAGTATGCTTGTGACATTGATACCGACCCGTTTGTGCAACGCTTGGTAACTTATCTCCAAGCTAGTCAGTACAAATTACACAAAGCTTATCGTTCAATTACAGCCCAAGCACGGAAAGAACGCTTAATCAACTCCATTAGTACAGCCATTAGGCGATCGCTCGATCCGCATGAAGTACTGCAAATAGCCGCACAAGAATTGGGTCAACATATGGGGGCTGGGCGCTGTTTGATTTACCGCGCACACGCGACAGAAGCCAAAGCCATAATTGAACATGAATTTTTAACTCCAGGGGTGTTATCTGTATTAGGGCAAACCTGGGAATTAGAGCGCAATCCTCTATTTCGAGAAATAGTAAAACTTGGTGAGGGTGTTTGCGTCAGCGATACCTTGGCCGATCCTTGGGTGACTAATTCAACAGTGCTATCTGCGATCGCCAAAAAGTTTGCCATTCGTTCTTGGGTGATGGAACCAGTTTTCTATCAAGGGCGATTGCTCGGCATCGTCGAGTTACACTATTGCACTATGCCGCCCCATGAGTGCCAACCAGGAGAATTGGATTTAGTAAAAGCGATCGCTACCCAAGTAGGAGCAGCTTTAATTCAAGCAGAAGCCTATGCCAACTTAGAAGAGCTTAATCAGCAGTTAGAAGCCCTAGACCGCACCCGCAGCAACCTGATAGCCATCACTGGACACGAACTGCGCACTCCTCTATCTACCATTCAAGTTTGCCTCGAAAGCCTCGCCAGCGAACCAGATATGCCCCAGGATTTACAGCAGGTAATGCTCACTACTGCCCTTGCTGATTCCGAAAGGATGCGCAAATTAGTGCAAGATTTCTTAACACTTTCTAATTTGGAAAGCGGGCGCGTAGAATGGCATCCGGAATCGCTGACTTTACAAGAGTGCGTAGATTTAGCACTTAGCCGAATGCGGACGCGCTCCACCATTGAAAAGCCGCCCCAAATTACAACTAAAATTGCCAAGAACTTGCCTTTAGTGAAAGCTGATGGCGACTGGCTGGTAGAGGTAATTGCCAAGCTTGTAGATAACGCTTGTAAATTCACACCATCACAGGGAGAAATCAGCATTAGTGCAACGCGTAACAAGCAGCAGATGGTTGAAGTCACCGTAGCTGATACAGGACGGGGTATTGAACCAAATCGCTTAGAAATTGTCTTTGACCGCTTCTATCAAGAAGAAGGCGCACTCAGACGAAGCACAGGCGGTACAGGGCTGGGATTAGCGATTTGCCGCCAAATAGTCAACGGCTGGGGTGGAGAAATTTGGGCAACCTCCAACGGCAAAGACCAAGGCAGTCAGTTTCACTTTACCATCCCGATTGTGCAGAGCAGCCCAGAAGAAAAGCGATCGCGGGTCAAAGGTAAATAGTCAATGGTTATGGGAATTTGGACTCTTGACCTTGGACTCTTGACTAAAAACTGTTACAGTCTATGACACGATCGCAACACGATCCATTTGACAGTGTTAGGATGCCCTAAAAACGTTGAGAGACTACTTTATGGCAGAAGCACTTTCTGGAAAAACTCCGTCATATGCTGGCAGCACTGGCGGCTTGCTGTCAAAAGCAGAAACTGAAGAAAAGTACGCTATCACCTGGACTAGCCCCAAGGCACAAGTTTTTGAACTGCCTACAGGTGGTGCTGCTACTATGCACCAGGGCGCAAACCTTCTGTACCTGGCTCGCAAAGAATACGGTATCGCTTTGGGCGGTCAACTCCGGAAATTCAAAATCACAGACTACAAAATCTATCGGATTTTGCCCAACGGAGAAACCTCTCTAATTCACCCAGCGGATGGCGTATTCCCTGAAAAAGTGAACGCAGGCCGTGAAAAAGTACGTTTTGTACCACGCAATATTGGCAGCAACCCTGAGCCATCACACCTTAAGTTCAGTGGTAAATATACCTACGATGCTTAACTCTCTGCACTAGGGGCTAGAGAATTAGGGATTGGGGCTTGGGAGTTGGGTACTTCCAGTCTCATTCCCTATTTCTTAGCCTCTAGTAATTAGGTGGAAAATTGGGCATAGGGCATTGATTTTCAAGTCAGAATAAGTGTAAATGCTGTCTTAAAAATAAGTTCAGAGTGCAAGACGGGAGAAGGGTAAAATTTTCATGCCCTTGTTGTGAGTGCAAGCCTCCTTGTGGAGGTACTATGCTAACGCTTGTGAGGGTATAGTTATTAAATTTTAGATAAGGTATGATTTTTCCCGATTTTTCGCAGTTTTCTCAACTAGCTTCGCAAGGCAACTTTGTTCCGGTATATCAGGAATGGGTAGCAGATCTGGATACGCCAGTATCCGCTTGGTATAAGGTCTGTGCTGGTCAGCCTTACAGTTTTTTGTTGGAATCTGTGGAAGGTGGGGAAAAACTAGGACGTTATAGTTTATTGGGTTGCGATCCGTTGTGGGTTTTGGAAGCTAGGGGTAATAATACAACCCAGACACACCGCGATGGTTCTCAGGTAGAGTTTACAGGGGACCCGTTTACAGCTTTA
The genomic region above belongs to Calothrix sp. NIES-2098 and contains:
- a CDS encoding amylo-alpha-1,6-glucosidase; amino-acid sequence: MTPDILMTPEKILLDGKTYIPAEQLPIPEWPCVVSERPQPTLTVKDDDLFLVTDTMGNISGCSLNDGNPSMGLFCCDTRFLSRLELQIEGRSPVLLSSTAEKGFSLSVLCTNPRIDERLRADTVGIRREMVLNGALFEELEVANYSTTSVSFELSISFDADFVDLFEVRGYGRDKRGRLLRLVEPLPEEVTSHEGDGFLATQTQPLLVRDEFLTLAYQGLDGLVMESRIQFQHRQPDYFKGYTAVWQLELAPHETQKLGYRVNLLRNNQPSSTVNAAITLPQAKAAELMEEQHWVQQITRISSDKSIFNRVIERAEQDMYLLRQSFGKYKTVSAGVPWFSALFGRDSIITASQTLMLNPTIAKETLMLLAKYQGKVEDEWREEEPGKILHELRLGEMARCQEIPHTPYYGTVDATPLWLMLYAEYYAWTNDRETLEQLWPNALAAMEWIDRNTKQTSYLSYYRKSKRGLANQGWKDSGDCIVDHKGELASGPIALCEVQAYVYAAKMRLAEIARMKKRLDLADRWLEEARNLKLRFNRDFWMEDQDFCALALDGDGKQVDSITSNPGHCLHLGIFTPEKAYSVAERLRAPDMFNGWGIRTLSSVSPAYNPMGYHIGSVWPHDNAIIAMGLRSLGLIDQALELFQGLFDMTSQQPYQRPPELFCGYERNGDNAPVQYPVACTPQAWATGSVFQLLQMMVNLVPDAQNNCLRIIDPALPESINRLSFHNLQVGTTVLDLEFERSGNTTACRVAKKRGNLRVVIEA
- a CDS encoding group 1 glycosyl transferase; translation: MRIAQISPLWERVPPFRYGGIELVVQLLTDELVRRGHEVTLFASGDSITKAKLHSVHDKAIRLDPTVKEPLVYEQMMLADVYQKAHHFDIIHSHVGASALGYASFVKTPSVHTMHGVFTRDNEKIFRHFSWQPFISISEAQREPRLGLNYIHTVYNGIDTSAYKFQPEPTQPAYIAFVGRFSPEKGPVEAIKVARAAGLPLKMAGKIDVVDREYYQQEVEPLIDGEQVQYLGEVSHEDKVKLLGGATVTLFPITWREPFGLVMIESMATGTPVIGMGLGAVPEVIAHGKTGFVCHSLEKMIEVIPEAMKLDRQTCREYVVSRFSVKSMTDEYERAYNMVLK
- a CDS encoding GAF sensor signal transduction histidine kinase, yielding MSISTSVLSDLLQFLPYLRPQLYFKASLTALSHAMEDQVLAATLVQPLVIASFQRERFYRQEAHRYQRLSERSNQIYVLSAPETDFANSSEYYEKIAFEPDDALSQEWHLVVVADNYATCLVCRESLGSIAKNKQNPELIPSLDMDTARRFEGIWTSERGVSLKAAQLLLDRIVIYRPDLAEKVEDARQRFGIGKPRISSSAEHSSEYACDIDTDPFVQRLVTYLQASQYKLHKAYRSITAQARKERLINSISTAIRRSLDPHEVLQIAAQELGQHMGAGRCLIYRAHATEAKAIIEHEFLTPGVLSVLGQTWELERNPLFREIVKLGEGVCVSDTLADPWVTNSTVLSAIAKKFAIRSWVMEPVFYQGRLLGIVELHYCTMPPHECQPGELDLVKAIATQVGAALIQAEAYANLEELNQQLEALDRTRSNLIAITGHELRTPLSTIQVCLESLASEPDMPQDLQQVMLTTALADSERMRKLVQDFLTLSNLESGRVEWHPESLTLQECVDLALSRMRTRSTIEKPPQITTKIAKNLPLVKADGDWLVEVIAKLVDNACKFTPSQGEISISATRNKQQMVEVTVADTGRGIEPNRLEIVFDRFYQEEGALRRSTGGTGLGLAICRQIVNGWGGEIWATSNGKDQGSQFHFTIPIVQSSPEEKRSRVKGK
- the psaD gene encoding photosystem I reaction center subunit II produces the protein MAEALSGKTPSYAGSTGGLLSKAETEEKYAITWTSPKAQVFELPTGGAATMHQGANLLYLARKEYGIALGGQLRKFKITDYKIYRILPNGETSLIHPADGVFPEKVNAGREKVRFVPRNIGSNPEPSHLKFSGKYTYDA